One genomic region from Bacillota bacterium encodes:
- a CDS encoding metallophosphoesterase → MSAFAPAAWIAGGAGVAAAAGAALAWGALEAGRLQIEYLRFHVQREGLALDRRATLPAGAAACRGRQASSSVLERPGRTMRLAHLTDLHLHRRPGRSHRDALRCTEALGAHLAIVTGDFMDRASRPGAPLGYVLELARRVQVAVVWGNHDHERPERLLALWRALEEAGVWVLVNRHVVLESPAGTVRLVGVDTPDLGYDRYTQATDLPPLLHARWDEPSGIWMRGQPDPSQTAGGVGARRPAMEVVAAHTYHVIEHNPSAMDGALVIVGDTHGGQIDLPLLGPVWARWMHHHRFVRGLFRTGRVWLYVNRGVGTIGVPLRLRCPPELAIIDLSAWGSP, encoded by the coding sequence TTGAGCGCCTTTGCGCCGGCCGCCTGGATTGCGGGCGGCGCCGGAGTCGCTGCGGCCGCGGGCGCCGCGCTCGCATGGGGTGCGCTCGAGGCGGGCCGGCTGCAGATCGAGTACCTGCGCTTCCACGTACAACGCGAAGGCCTGGCCCTCGACCGACGGGCGACCCTGCCAGCCGGAGCCGCGGCCTGCCGCGGCAGGCAGGCGTCGAGCAGCGTCCTCGAAAGGCCGGGCCGTACCATGCGGCTGGCCCACCTCACGGACCTGCACCTGCACCGGCGCCCGGGGCGCTCGCACCGGGACGCGCTGCGCTGCACCGAGGCCCTCGGGGCGCACCTGGCCATCGTTACCGGCGACTTCATGGACAGGGCGTCACGGCCCGGCGCGCCGCTCGGGTACGTGCTGGAACTGGCGCGGCGGGTCCAGGTGGCCGTCGTCTGGGGCAACCACGACCACGAACGCCCGGAGCGCCTCCTCGCGCTCTGGCGGGCTCTGGAAGAGGCCGGGGTGTGGGTGCTGGTCAACCGGCACGTGGTGCTGGAATCCCCGGCGGGCACCGTCCGCCTCGTCGGCGTCGATACCCCCGATCTCGGGTACGACCGCTACACGCAGGCGACGGACCTCCCGCCGCTCCTGCACGCCCGGTGGGACGAGCCTTCGGGCATCTGGATGAGGGGTCAACCGGACCCGTCACAAACAGCGGGAGGCGTCGGCGCCAGACGTCCGGCGATGGAAGTGGTGGCTGCCCACACCTACCACGTTATCGAGCACAACCCCTCTGCCATGGACGGGGCCCTGGTCATCGTGGGGGATACCCACGGAGGCCAGATCGACCTGCCCCTTCTCGGCCCGGTCTGGGCGCGCTGGATGCACCACCATCGCTTCGTGCGGGGCCTGTTCCGAACCGGCAGGGTGTGGCTCTACGTGAACCGGGGTGTGGGTACCATCGGCGTTCCCCTGCGCCTGCGCTGTCCCCCCGAACTCGCCATCATTGACCTGAGCGCTTGGGGGAGCCCATGA
- a CDS encoding deoxyribonuclease IV: MMIGCHLSTARGFARTVENAVRLGADVFQYFPKNPRSYRIKPVDRQSWAREGEAARRASVLTVAHSAYVTNLSTADPTLRETTIASIVNELEICEAFGTPWLVVHCGKHLGEGEQAGVRRMVEAVDEVMARFSGKCRLLLENTAGQGSELGRSVDELLAIHEALGAKERVGFCLDSCHAFASGFLQPEKFDRFVAEVSRPEFASRLEVVHLNDSKGGAGDHLDRHELLGRGQMGELLRELVRHPFFQERPMVIETPVEQEDDYALEIRRAREWALPGRDGGHTGTDRKPA; the protein is encoded by the coding sequence ATGATGATCGGCTGCCACCTGAGCACGGCACGGGGATTTGCACGGACCGTCGAAAACGCGGTCAGGCTCGGGGCGGACGTGTTCCAGTACTTTCCCAAGAACCCCAGGAGTTACCGCATCAAGCCGGTGGATCGCCAGAGCTGGGCCCGGGAGGGAGAGGCGGCGCGCCGGGCAAGCGTCCTGACGGTGGCGCACTCGGCTTACGTCACCAACCTCTCCACCGCCGACCCCACCCTGCGGGAGACCACCATCGCCTCCATCGTCAACGAGCTCGAGATCTGCGAGGCCTTCGGCACCCCGTGGCTCGTGGTGCACTGCGGAAAGCACCTGGGCGAGGGGGAACAGGCCGGCGTGCGGCGGATGGTGGAGGCCGTGGATGAGGTGATGGCGCGCTTTTCGGGGAAGTGCAGGCTGCTGTTGGAGAACACGGCCGGGCAGGGGAGCGAGCTTGGCAGAAGCGTGGACGAGCTTCTGGCCATTCACGAGGCGCTTGGAGCGAAAGAGCGCGTCGGGTTTTGCCTGGACAGCTGTCACGCCTTTGCTTCGGGGTTCCTGCAGCCAGAGAAGTTCGACCGCTTCGTGGCAGAGGTGAGCCGGCCGGAGTTCGCCTCACGCCTGGAAGTGGTGCACCTCAATGACTCCAAGGGAGGAGCGGGCGATCACCTGGATCGCCACGAGCTTCTGGGGAGGGGCCAGATGGGGGAGCTTCTCCGGGAGCTGGTGCGCCATCCGTTTTTCCAGGAACGCCCCATGGTCATCGAGACGCCCGTCGAGCAGGAAGACGACTACGCCCTGGAGATCCGCCGCGCCAGGGAGTGGGCGCTGCCGGGGCGGGACGGGGGCCACACCGGCACCGATCGCAAGCCAGCGTAA
- a CDS encoding ATP-binding cassette domain-containing protein, protein MSVSPGSGGALAVEARALTRVFVRMSEGGRRSWARRVLGRARRGSEAISHIVALDSVSLEVNDGEIFGLLGPNGAGKTTLIKILATLLLPTSGEARVQGFDVASEPAAVRERIGMVSGGEVSGYGILTVRENLWLFSQLYGIPVPEARRRADRLLQAFGLWEYRDTKMNRLSTGYRQRLNVARGFISDPQVLFLDEPTLGLDVDVARTIRRFVREWVGERPGRTVLLTTHYMLEADELCDRVAVIDHGRIVACDAPAALKRMLGGDVMLRLRTTPPVRVAAGGGLAAPDGRHPIEELLGRHPAVRRVAARVRASDATVELMMQLSDDSGVGSVLAALEAAGSRVLELHKPEPTLEDVFLMLVGRRLDSDGTGASEGAAR, encoded by the coding sequence GTGTCGGTCAGCCCCGGCTCCGGGGGCGCGCTCGCTGTTGAGGCGCGGGCGCTCACCCGGGTCTTCGTGCGGATGAGCGAAGGCGGTCGCCGGTCGTGGGCCAGGCGGGTGTTGGGCCGCGCCAGGAGGGGCTCGGAGGCGATCTCCCACATCGTCGCGCTGGACAGCGTCTCGCTCGAGGTGAACGACGGCGAGATCTTCGGGCTTCTCGGCCCCAACGGGGCAGGGAAGACGACGCTCATCAAGATCCTCGCCACGCTCCTGTTGCCCACGTCCGGTGAGGCGCGGGTGCAGGGGTTCGACGTGGCGAGTGAGCCGGCGGCGGTCCGCGAGCGCATCGGCATGGTGTCGGGCGGGGAGGTCTCCGGCTACGGCATCCTCACGGTCCGGGAGAACCTCTGGCTGTTCTCGCAGCTGTACGGCATTCCGGTACCCGAGGCCAGGCGGCGGGCCGATCGGCTGCTGCAGGCCTTCGGGCTGTGGGAGTACCGGGACACCAAGATGAACCGGCTCTCCACCGGTTACCGGCAGCGGCTCAACGTGGCAAGGGGCTTCATCAGCGACCCGCAGGTGCTCTTCCTGGACGAGCCCACGCTGGGGCTGGACGTGGACGTTGCCCGAACAATCCGGCGCTTTGTCCGGGAATGGGTCGGGGAGCGCCCGGGGCGCACGGTGCTCCTGACCACCCACTACATGCTGGAGGCCGACGAGCTGTGCGACCGGGTGGCGGTCATCGACCACGGGCGCATCGTGGCGTGCGACGCGCCCGCTGCTTTGAAGCGCATGCTGGGCGGCGACGTGATGCTGAGGCTCCGCACCACTCCGCCGGTACGGGTGGCGGCCGGCGGTGGCCTCGCCGCTCCGGACGGGCGGCACCCCATCGAGGAGCTGCTGGGCCGCCACCCGGCGGTACGGCGAGTGGCGGCGCGGGTGCGGGCGTCTGACGCCACCGTGGAACTCATGATGCAGCTCTCCGACGACTCCGGGGTCGGCAGCGTGCTGGCCGCCCTGGAGGCGGCCGGATCCCGCGTGCTCGAACTCCACAAACCCGAACCGACGCTGGAAGACGTCTTCCTGATGCTGGTCGGCCGCAGGCTGGATTCGGACGGGACCGGGGCTTCCGAGGGGGCAGCCCGGTGA
- a CDS encoding ABC transporter permease, which produces MSAGGPQAAAARGALAARYWRAFWARAYVRVVAANRDPSWVLFDVGLPVLATAAYVYVYRALNAPEAYVGFVTIGGAMMAFWLNVLWNMASQLFWEKQSGNLEAYITAPVPLMVILAGMATGGLFMTTIRAATIVAAAVLWFRVPLVVSDPAGLLVGFVVSLVALYGLGMAMASLYLLHGREAWHLSQLLQEPVYLVSGFYFPVRFLGFWVAAVASVIPLTLGLDAMRQSLYGPDQSAALLPVRAEIGLLALLAGLFIWAAWRLLGFMERLARREGRLTLRWQ; this is translated from the coding sequence GTGAGCGCCGGGGGGCCTCAGGCGGCGGCAGCTCGAGGGGCTCTTGCGGCGCGCTATTGGCGCGCGTTCTGGGCTCGAGCGTACGTGCGGGTGGTGGCGGCCAACCGGGACCCGTCGTGGGTTCTGTTTGACGTGGGCCTCCCGGTGCTGGCAACGGCCGCCTACGTCTACGTTTATCGAGCCCTCAACGCCCCCGAGGCGTACGTGGGGTTCGTCACCATCGGCGGGGCCATGATGGCGTTCTGGCTCAACGTCCTGTGGAACATGGCCAGTCAGCTTTTCTGGGAGAAGCAGAGCGGCAACCTGGAGGCGTACATCACGGCGCCCGTGCCCCTCATGGTGATCCTGGCCGGCATGGCGACAGGCGGGCTTTTCATGACCACCATCCGCGCGGCGACCATCGTGGCGGCGGCCGTGCTGTGGTTTCGGGTGCCGCTCGTCGTCTCGGACCCCGCGGGGCTCCTCGTGGGCTTCGTGGTCAGTCTGGTGGCCCTTTATGGGCTTGGCATGGCCATGGCTTCGCTTTACCTGCTCCACGGGCGGGAGGCGTGGCACCTGTCGCAGCTCCTGCAGGAGCCGGTCTACCTGGTGTCAGGGTTTTACTTCCCGGTTCGCTTCCTGGGATTCTGGGTTGCAGCGGTGGCGTCCGTCATCCCGCTGACGCTGGGGCTTGACGCGATGCGACAGAGCCTCTACGGCCCGGACCAGTCCGCGGCGCTTCTCCCGGTCCGCGCGGAAATCGGACTGCTGGCCTTGCTGGCGGGCCTCTTCATCTGGGCCGCATGGCGGCTGCTTGGCTTCATGGAGCGCCTGGCGAGGCGCGAGGGGCGGCTGACGCTTCGGTGGCAGTGA
- a CDS encoding ABC transporter permease subunit: protein MTRYRRFVAPRRLGAADLAVALFVFAVLYALVRLGPALQAPISAAAPEAISLDPRFLPYYAGRSLFRMVAAFAASVIFSLAYGYAAARIRGAERLLIPLLDILQSVPVLGFLSVSLTALMGLFPGRIIGLELASIFAIFTSQVWNLTFAFYHALKAVPGELQLAARVFRLNGWQRFTRLELPSSMISLVWNGMMSFGGGWFFLAASEAITVLNRRLMLPGLGSYLAVALGQANWRAVLWAIATMAAVILLLDRLFWGPVVAWAEKFKLDQTPSAAPVQSAVLTLLRRSVLLDALERWIVRLTEPAADALSRWRAQRNRLPRPAVPSRHSWLAPALRAAALAGAGAWAARYGWMGLRLVGSLGPAELSRVAGLGTLTLLRVVAAVVLGALWTVPVGVAIGLNPRLAGLGQSLAQLAAAFPANMLFPFVGVLYLRFHVNFELGAILLMMLGTQWYILFNVIAGASALPAELRDAASVFRLRGWARWRQVILPAIFPALVTGGLTAAGGAWNASIVAEVVTWGAYRLSATGLGAYITHATQAGDRAGIVWSITGMALFVVALNRLVWRRLLEVAETRFALE, encoded by the coding sequence TTGACGCGCTACCGCCGGTTCGTGGCGCCGCGCCGGCTGGGCGCCGCCGACCTGGCCGTCGCGCTGTTCGTCTTTGCCGTGCTGTACGCGCTGGTCCGCCTGGGGCCCGCCCTGCAGGCCCCCATCAGCGCGGCCGCGCCCGAAGCCATCTCGCTCGACCCGCGCTTTCTCCCCTACTACGCGGGCCGGTCACTTTTCCGCATGGTGGCAGCATTTGCCGCTTCGGTGATCTTCTCCCTGGCTTACGGCTACGCGGCGGCCAGGATCAGGGGCGCCGAACGGCTGCTGATCCCCCTGCTGGACATTCTGCAATCGGTGCCGGTGTTGGGGTTTTTGTCGGTGAGCCTGACAGCTCTCATGGGGCTTTTCCCCGGCCGCATCATCGGGCTCGAGCTGGCTTCCATCTTCGCCATCTTCACGAGCCAGGTGTGGAACCTTACGTTCGCCTTCTACCACGCCCTCAAGGCAGTGCCGGGCGAACTGCAGCTGGCGGCCCGGGTCTTTCGTCTCAACGGGTGGCAGCGCTTCACCCGCCTCGAACTCCCTTCTTCCATGATCAGCCTGGTCTGGAACGGCATGATGTCGTTCGGGGGCGGCTGGTTCTTCCTGGCAGCGAGTGAAGCCATCACCGTGCTCAACCGCCGCCTGATGCTACCCGGCCTCGGCAGCTACCTCGCCGTCGCGCTCGGACAGGCCAACTGGCGGGCCGTCCTGTGGGCCATTGCCACCATGGCTGCCGTCATCCTTCTGCTGGACCGGCTCTTCTGGGGGCCCGTTGTCGCGTGGGCAGAGAAGTTCAAGCTCGACCAAACCCCTTCGGCCGCGCCCGTCCAGTCTGCCGTGCTCACGTTGCTGCGCCGTTCGGTGCTGCTGGATGCCCTGGAGCGGTGGATTGTCCGGTTGACCGAGCCGGCCGCCGATGCCCTGAGCCGGTGGCGGGCACAGAGAAACCGGCTGCCCCGGCCCGCTGTGCCATCCCGGCACTCCTGGCTCGCCCCGGCCCTGCGAGCAGCGGCGCTGGCAGGTGCGGGAGCCTGGGCGGCCCGATACGGCTGGATGGGCCTGCGGCTGGTCGGGTCGCTTGGGCCGGCGGAACTCTCGCGCGTGGCCGGCCTGGGCACCCTGACCCTCCTGAGGGTGGTGGCGGCGGTGGTGCTGGGAGCGCTGTGGACGGTGCCCGTCGGCGTCGCCATCGGGCTGAACCCCCGCCTGGCCGGCCTCGGACAGTCGCTCGCACAGCTCGCGGCGGCGTTCCCGGCCAACATGCTCTTCCCGTTCGTGGGCGTTTTGTACTTGCGCTTTCACGTCAACTTCGAATTGGGCGCCATCCTGCTGATGATGCTCGGCACACAGTGGTACATCCTGTTCAACGTGATTGCCGGTGCAAGCGCCCTGCCGGCGGAATTGCGTGACGCCGCCTCCGTATTTCGGCTTCGCGGGTGGGCGCGGTGGCGCCAGGTCATCCTGCCCGCCATCTTCCCGGCGCTGGTCACCGGGGGCCTGACGGCTGCCGGCGGGGCCTGGAACGCCAGCATCGTGGCGGAGGTCGTCACCTGGGGCGCATACCGGCTTTCCGCGACGGGTCTGGGCGCCTACATCACCCATGCGACACAAGCAGGCGACCGGGCCGGCATCGTGTGGAGCATTACGGGCATGGCGCTGTTCGTGGTCGCGCTGAACCGGCTCGTGTGGCGGAGGCTCCTCGAAGTCGCGGAGACGCGATTCGCTCTTGAGTGA
- a CDS encoding ABC transporter permease, which translates to MAVKQHRSGVAGVRGGLWLGWMSESNWTDLSLFFGYSIVKPLAQSLILAVIYLVIARSAQTPYFAAMMVGNAFFMVTGQIMQGATWCVIEDREFYSTIRYIYIAGRSMIWYLLGRAAAKAIIVAFSSLVVLLFARFAMGAPLTVNAGWVLPGSLSLALGVGATALMGVGLAGVLLLAARNAAFYSEAVSGSLYLLAGAIFPIEVLPGVLQRVAQVLPQTY; encoded by the coding sequence GTGGCAGTGAAGCAGCACCGTTCCGGGGTGGCCGGGGTGCGGGGCGGGCTGTGGCTTGGGTGGATGTCGGAGAGCAACTGGACGGACCTGTCGCTGTTTTTCGGCTACTCCATCGTCAAGCCGTTGGCTCAGAGCCTGATCCTGGCCGTCATCTACCTGGTCATCGCAAGGAGCGCGCAGACGCCCTATTTCGCCGCTATGATGGTGGGCAACGCCTTTTTCATGGTGACCGGGCAGATCATGCAGGGCGCGACCTGGTGCGTCATCGAGGATCGGGAGTTTTACTCCACGATCCGGTACATCTACATCGCCGGCCGCAGCATGATCTGGTACCTGCTCGGCCGCGCGGCGGCCAAGGCCATCATCGTCGCCTTCTCCAGCCTGGTCGTGCTGTTGTTCGCGCGGTTCGCCATGGGCGCGCCGCTGACCGTCAACGCGGGCTGGGTCTTGCCCGGATCCCTTTCGCTGGCCCTGGGCGTGGGTGCCACCGCGCTCATGGGCGTCGGCCTGGCCGGAGTGCTGCTCCTTGCTGCGCGCAACGCCGCCTTCTACTCGGAGGCGGTATCCGGATCGCTTTACCTGCTGGCAGGCGCTATTTTCCCCATCGAGGTGCTCCCGGGGGTTCTGCAGCGCGTGGCCCAAGTGCTGCCGCAGACCTACTG
- a CDS encoding Glu/Leu/Phe/Val dehydrogenase, producing MAEDVRLRDGLSRRQTSGQLAADTGLVGLADSMVRQAAELVNLRLDFAARLSVPDREISVSVPVMMDSGRWRVFRGYRVQHCNARGPYKGGIRYHPDVGLDEVRALAALMTWKCAVVDVPFGGAKGGIEVDPSELSRGELERLTRAYTLMMLPNWGPQVDIPAPDVNTNEQVMAWIMDTASVALGRPVPAIVTGKPVAIGGTAGRREATGRGVAIAARRMLQRLGWDPRKTRVAVQGFGNVGRWAARLLAEQGLVIEAISDVSGAIRKPGGLDLDEVERHLQASGGLLASYASPGVQHLTNADLLALDVDVLIPAAIENQITSANADRIRARMVVEGANGPTTLQAHHRLVERGVVVVPDILANAGGVAVSYFEWVQNLRGEVWSVGEVSERLEEIMVRAIDAVCEKAESLKVDLRLAAFALALERVVDSLRRHQAASPVAAA from the coding sequence TTGGCAGAGGACGTCAGGCTTCGCGACGGACTTTCCCGGCGACAGACAAGCGGCCAGCTGGCGGCAGACACAGGTCTGGTCGGGCTGGCCGATTCGATGGTCCGGCAGGCCGCCGAACTCGTCAACCTCCGGTTGGACTTCGCGGCCCGCCTCTCGGTACCCGACCGGGAGATCTCGGTCTCGGTGCCCGTCATGATGGACAGCGGCCGGTGGCGCGTCTTCCGGGGTTACCGCGTCCAGCACTGCAACGCAAGGGGACCGTACAAGGGGGGCATCCGCTACCACCCGGACGTGGGGCTGGACGAGGTCAGGGCGCTGGCCGCGCTGATGACCTGGAAGTGCGCCGTCGTGGACGTACCCTTCGGGGGGGCCAAGGGCGGCATCGAGGTTGATCCCTCGGAGCTATCCCGGGGAGAACTGGAGCGCCTCACCCGCGCCTACACGCTCATGATGCTGCCCAACTGGGGCCCCCAGGTCGACATCCCCGCGCCGGACGTCAACACCAACGAACAGGTCATGGCCTGGATCATGGACACGGCCAGCGTGGCGCTGGGGCGGCCCGTTCCCGCGATCGTGACGGGCAAGCCGGTGGCCATCGGCGGCACCGCTGGCCGCCGCGAGGCGACGGGCCGCGGCGTGGCCATCGCGGCGCGCCGGATGCTGCAGCGCCTGGGCTGGGATCCGAGGAAGACTCGGGTGGCGGTGCAGGGCTTCGGTAACGTCGGCCGGTGGGCGGCCAGGCTGCTCGCCGAACAGGGGCTCGTCATCGAGGCCATCAGCGACGTCTCCGGAGCCATCCGCAAGCCCGGCGGGCTTGACCTCGACGAGGTGGAGCGCCACCTCCAGGCCTCCGGCGGGCTGCTTGCCAGCTACGCATCGCCCGGCGTGCAGCATCTGACCAACGCGGACCTGCTGGCGCTGGACGTGGACGTGCTGATCCCCGCTGCCATCGAAAACCAGATCACCTCAGCCAACGCCGACCGGATCCGGGCCCGGATGGTGGTCGAGGGGGCGAACGGCCCCACCACCCTTCAGGCGCACCACCGCCTTGTGGAACGGGGGGTCGTGGTGGTGCCGGACATCCTGGCCAACGCAGGCGGCGTGGCGGTCTCGTACTTCGAGTGGGTGCAAAACCTGCGCGGCGAGGTCTGGAGCGTCGGCGAGGTGAGTGAACGCCTCGAGGAGATCATGGTGCGCGCCATCGACGCCGTCTGCGAGAAGGCCGAGTCGCTGAAAGTGGACCTTCGGCTCGCAGCGTTCGCCCTTGCCCTTGAGCGCGTGGTAGACAGCCTGAGGCGGCATCAGGCGGCTTCGCCCGTCGCCGCGGCCTGA
- a CDS encoding nitrate/sulfonate/bicarbonate ABC transporter ATP-binding protein, which translates to MAVASEAKTIIEVRHVTRAFPLPGGGQMTVLEDIDLKLYEGEFLAILGPSGSGKSTLLRIITGLVPPTSGQVLYRGRDMRDAEASVAMVFQSFALYPWLTVQQNVELGLEARGVPRVQRQKRALAAIDLVGLDGFEHAFPRELSGGMKQRVGLARALVVEPDVLVMDEPFSGLDVLTAESLRSDLLELWLDRRIPTCAIVLVTHSIEEAVFMAGRAVVLSRDPARAVAEVSIELPHRRNRDAPGFKALVDHIYSLLTTPRRDDQRRAAALPGEVSARLEAPVVAGAAHAPSALHAPATTLRSRRLPSARAGALNGFIELLEEAGGRVDLFELGARLHLDLEDLLPIVDACELLGLCRVTPGDVELTPEGMRYAAAGVTERKELFRRQALACVPELERLLAVLRSKADHRMPREFFLDILEHRYGTQEAQRQLDTLMDWGRYAELFAYDEASRMLFLENDTGATFDGSTGAR; encoded by the coding sequence ATGGCCGTCGCAAGTGAGGCAAAGACCATCATCGAAGTCCGGCACGTCACCCGGGCCTTTCCGCTCCCCGGCGGAGGCCAGATGACCGTGTTGGAGGATATCGACCTGAAGCTGTACGAGGGGGAGTTCCTGGCGATCTTGGGGCCCAGCGGATCGGGGAAGTCAACGCTGTTACGTATCATCACCGGACTGGTTCCCCCGACGTCCGGGCAGGTGCTTTACCGCGGGCGTGACATGAGGGACGCCGAAGCGAGCGTGGCGATGGTCTTCCAGAGCTTTGCGCTCTACCCGTGGCTTACCGTGCAGCAGAACGTCGAACTCGGGCTGGAAGCCCGCGGCGTGCCCCGGGTCCAACGCCAGAAGCGGGCGCTTGCGGCCATCGACCTGGTGGGCCTCGATGGGTTCGAGCATGCGTTTCCCCGGGAGCTCTCCGGGGGCATGAAGCAGAGAGTGGGCCTGGCCCGGGCTTTGGTGGTCGAGCCAGACGTCCTGGTGATGGACGAGCCTTTCTCCGGCCTTGACGTGCTCACGGCGGAGAGCCTGCGCAGCGACTTGCTGGAACTCTGGCTCGACCGGCGCATCCCTACCTGCGCCATCGTCCTGGTCACGCACAGCATTGAAGAGGCGGTCTTCATGGCCGGCCGGGCCGTCGTGCTCTCGCGGGACCCTGCTCGGGCGGTGGCCGAGGTGTCCATCGAGTTGCCGCACCGGCGGAACCGGGACGCCCCCGGCTTCAAGGCGCTGGTCGACCACATCTACTCCCTGCTCACCACGCCCCGCCGTGACGATCAGAGGCGAGCCGCAGCCCTACCTGGCGAGGTATCGGCCCGCCTTGAAGCGCCGGTGGTTGCCGGGGCCGCGCACGCGCCATCTGCCCTGCACGCGCCCGCCACCACCTTGCGGAGCCGGCGGCTGCCCTCGGCTCGGGCCGGCGCTCTCAACGGCTTCATCGAGCTTCTGGAGGAGGCGGGCGGGCGGGTGGACCTCTTCGAACTCGGCGCACGGCTGCACCTCGACCTGGAGGATCTGCTGCCCATTGTGGACGCCTGCGAGCTCCTGGGCCTGTGCCGGGTCACCCCCGGGGATGTGGAACTCACCCCTGAAGGGATGCGCTACGCAGCAGCTGGCGTCACCGAGCGCAAGGAACTTTTCCGGCGCCAGGCGCTGGCGTGCGTGCCCGAACTGGAACGGCTACTGGCAGTGCTGCGGTCCAAGGCCGACCACCGAATGCCCCGCGAGTTCTTCCTTGACATCCTGGAACACCGCTACGGGACCCAGGAGGCCCAGCGCCAGCTCGACACCCTCATGGACTGGGGCCGATACGCGGAACTCTTCGCCTACGACGAAGCTTCTCGCATGCTCTTCCTGGAAAACGACACCGGCGCCACCTTCGATGGCAGCACCGGTGCCAGATAG